A window from Nocardioides mesophilus encodes these proteins:
- a CDS encoding NAD-glutamate dehydrogenase, producing the protein MRSTLDETKDDLIDKAATLAANRKGTGGPPDEHVATLLRYYYRHVAPEDMVDRSEVDLYGAAMSQYKLAAERPQGTAKIHVFTPTVSEHGWSADGHTVVEVVTDDMPFLVDSVTMVLNEQARDVLMVVHPQMLVRRDVTGRLVEVLTDEQQVDKAEQPHDVSRESWMHLEISRESSPEQLHEIETSLVKVLQDVREAVEDWPKMHAQARAIVADLDEHPPPLPEGEVEEAKALLRWLADDHFTFLGYREYHLESVEDPEDPDAVCLRAVPGTGYGILRSDPDMTAPAGKLPPLVREKARERTLLVLAKANSKATVHRPVYLDYVGVKTYDAAGEIVGERRFLGLFSSAAYTESLTRIPVLREKAQQVIDRAGFDPHSHTGKALLDVLETYPRDELFQTPIDDLVPIAEAVLHTRERRQVRLFVRRDAYGRYLSCLVYLPRDRYTTAVRERIATILKRELGGDSIEYTARVSESLLARLHFVVRPKRGQAIGFFDSADIERKLAEAARSWRDDFVAAAHMEFGEEEGALLARRYADSFPEAYKEDYAPRVGAVDLGRLEGIPGEEGMDLSFYQLMDSAPEEARLKIFRTGRPLSLSQVLPVLSSMGVEVVDERPYTLLNLPRESHIYDFGLRYRRALPSGARELFQNTVTAVWTGLNEVDGFNALVLAAGLTWRQATVLRAYAKYIRQGGTPFALDYIETALRSNVDITRLLVALFEARFDPGRKGDLPSDAEARVARMDEIESRLASALDDVASLDHDRILRSYLTVIKATLRTNYFQQAPDGLPKAYISLKLQPDAIPDLPEPRPKYEIFVYSPRVEGVHLRFGAVARGGLRWSDRRDDFRTEVLGLVKAQMVKNAVIVPVGAKGGFFCKQLPDPGDREAWLAEGIACYKTFICGLLDITDNLVADKTVSPELVVRHDGDDSYLVVAADKGTATFSDIANGVAEDYGFWLGDAFASGGSVGYDHKAMGITARGAWESVRRHFREMGIDCQRQDFTCVGVGDMSGDVFGNGMLLSEHTRLVAAFDHRDIFLDPDPDAATSYAERRRLFDLPRSSWQDYDESLISAGGGVWSRSSKSIPVSEQVRRALSLPKNVTTLTPAELMKAILLAEVDLLWNGGIGTYVKASHESDAEVGDKANDAIRVHGADLRCKCVGEGGNLGLTQQGRIEYALGGGRINTDFIDNSAGVDTSDHEVNIKILLDQVVANGDLTQKQRNDLLASMTEEVGALVLHDNYEQNVALASATALAGPLMHVHEDWIRRLEKASLLDRELESLPSRKVVARRLEQRRGLTPPELSVLLAYTKIVLSDEILATDLPDDPFLRSDLFSYFPTPMRHTYRERMESHPLRREIITTQVVNDLVNGAGITFFHRLSEETGAGVAELVRSNFVAREVFASRALIDEINEQDNAIPAQVQTQMRLEIRTLVERASRWLINNRRPPLDSEGTVDFFGVVAQRVLAELPNLLTGREQAAFQSRRDELVGRGVPEDLASRVAVLPPAYAVLNIVEIAKRDELDPLDVARVHFALGERLGLSALTERILALPRDDRWQTMARAALRDDLHAVHAQLTAQVLAETSADTSVPSRIADWEEDDEVVVSRAVTTLDEICSDEKADLARLSVGLRVVRTLLATP; encoded by the coding sequence GTGCGATCGACGCTGGATGAGACCAAGGACGACCTGATCGACAAGGCCGCCACTCTCGCTGCGAACCGCAAGGGCACCGGGGGGCCGCCCGACGAGCACGTCGCCACGCTGCTGCGCTACTACTACCGCCACGTCGCGCCCGAGGACATGGTCGACCGCAGCGAGGTCGACCTGTACGGCGCCGCGATGAGCCAGTACAAGCTGGCCGCCGAGCGCCCGCAGGGCACCGCGAAGATCCACGTGTTCACCCCGACGGTCTCCGAGCACGGCTGGTCCGCCGACGGGCACACGGTCGTCGAGGTGGTCACCGACGACATGCCCTTCCTCGTCGACTCGGTGACGATGGTGCTCAACGAGCAGGCCCGCGACGTGCTGATGGTCGTGCACCCCCAGATGCTGGTACGCCGTGACGTGACCGGCCGGCTCGTGGAGGTGCTGACCGACGAGCAGCAGGTCGACAAGGCCGAGCAGCCGCACGACGTGTCCCGCGAGTCGTGGATGCACCTGGAGATCAGCCGGGAGTCGAGCCCCGAGCAGCTGCACGAGATCGAGACCTCGCTGGTCAAGGTGCTGCAGGACGTGCGGGAGGCCGTCGAGGACTGGCCCAAGATGCACGCCCAGGCCCGCGCCATCGTCGCCGACCTCGACGAGCACCCGCCGCCGCTGCCGGAGGGGGAGGTCGAGGAGGCCAAGGCGCTGCTGCGGTGGCTGGCCGACGACCACTTCACGTTCCTGGGCTACCGGGAGTACCACCTGGAGAGCGTCGAGGACCCCGAGGACCCCGACGCCGTCTGCCTGCGGGCGGTGCCGGGCACCGGCTACGGCATCCTCCGCTCCGACCCCGACATGACCGCGCCGGCCGGCAAGCTGCCGCCGCTGGTGCGGGAGAAGGCCCGGGAGCGCACCCTGCTGGTGCTGGCCAAGGCCAACTCCAAGGCCACCGTGCACCGGCCGGTCTACCTCGACTACGTCGGGGTCAAGACCTACGACGCCGCCGGCGAGATCGTCGGCGAGCGGCGGTTCCTGGGGTTGTTCTCCTCGGCCGCCTACACCGAGTCGCTGACCCGGATCCCGGTGCTCCGGGAGAAGGCGCAGCAGGTGATCGACCGGGCCGGCTTCGACCCGCACAGCCACACCGGCAAGGCGCTCCTCGACGTCCTGGAGACCTACCCCCGCGACGAGCTGTTCCAGACCCCGATCGACGACCTGGTCCCGATCGCCGAGGCCGTGCTGCACACCCGCGAGCGCCGGCAGGTCCGCCTCTTCGTCCGGCGCGACGCCTACGGCCGCTACCTGTCCTGCCTGGTCTACCTGCCCCGGGACCGGTACACGACCGCGGTGCGCGAGCGGATCGCGACGATCCTCAAGCGGGAGCTGGGCGGCGACTCCATCGAGTACACCGCCCGGGTCAGCGAGTCGCTGCTCGCCCGGCTGCACTTCGTGGTGCGGCCCAAGCGAGGCCAGGCGATCGGCTTCTTCGACTCCGCCGACATCGAGCGCAAGCTCGCCGAGGCCGCCCGGTCCTGGCGCGACGACTTCGTCGCCGCGGCCCACATGGAGTTCGGCGAGGAGGAGGGCGCGCTGCTGGCCCGCCGCTACGCCGACTCGTTCCCGGAGGCGTACAAGGAGGACTACGCCCCGCGGGTCGGGGCGGTGGACCTCGGCCGGTTGGAGGGCATCCCCGGCGAGGAGGGGATGGACCTGTCCTTCTACCAGCTCATGGACTCCGCCCCGGAGGAGGCCCGGCTCAAGATCTTCCGCACCGGGCGGCCGCTGTCGCTGAGCCAGGTGCTGCCGGTGCTGTCCTCGATGGGCGTCGAGGTCGTCGACGAGCGGCCTTACACGCTGCTGAACCTGCCCCGGGAGTCGCACATCTACGACTTCGGGCTGCGCTACCGCAGGGCGCTGCCCTCCGGGGCCCGCGAGCTGTTCCAGAACACCGTCACCGCGGTGTGGACCGGGCTCAACGAGGTGGACGGGTTCAACGCGCTGGTGCTGGCCGCCGGCCTCACCTGGCGGCAGGCGACGGTGCTGCGTGCCTACGCCAAGTACATCCGCCAGGGGGGTACGCCGTTCGCGCTGGACTACATCGAGACGGCGCTGCGCTCCAACGTCGACATCACCCGGCTGCTGGTGGCGCTGTTCGAGGCGCGGTTCGACCCCGGCCGCAAGGGCGACCTGCCCAGCGACGCCGAGGCGCGCGTGGCCCGCATGGACGAGATCGAGTCGCGGCTGGCCTCCGCCCTCGACGACGTGGCCAGCCTCGACCACGACCGGATCCTGAGGTCCTACCTCACCGTCATCAAGGCCACGCTGCGCACCAACTACTTCCAGCAGGCCCCGGACGGCCTGCCCAAGGCCTACATCTCCTTGAAGCTGCAGCCGGACGCGATCCCGGACCTGCCCGAGCCGCGGCCGAAGTACGAGATCTTCGTCTACTCCCCACGTGTCGAGGGCGTGCACCTGCGCTTCGGCGCGGTCGCCCGCGGCGGCCTGCGCTGGTCGGACCGGCGCGACGACTTCCGCACCGAGGTACTGGGCCTGGTCAAGGCGCAGATGGTCAAGAACGCGGTGATCGTGCCGGTCGGCGCCAAGGGCGGGTTCTTCTGCAAGCAGCTGCCCGACCCCGGGGACCGGGAGGCCTGGCTGGCCGAGGGGATCGCCTGCTACAAGACCTTCATCTGCGGGCTGCTCGACATCACCGACAACCTGGTCGCCGACAAGACGGTCTCGCCGGAGCTGGTCGTGCGCCACGACGGCGACGACTCCTACCTCGTGGTCGCAGCCGACAAGGGCACCGCGACCTTCTCCGACATCGCCAACGGCGTCGCCGAGGACTACGGCTTCTGGCTGGGCGACGCCTTCGCCTCTGGCGGCTCGGTGGGCTACGACCACAAGGCGATGGGGATCACCGCCCGGGGCGCCTGGGAGTCGGTGCGCCGGCACTTCCGGGAGATGGGCATCGACTGCCAGCGTCAGGACTTCACCTGCGTCGGCGTCGGCGACATGTCCGGCGACGTGTTCGGCAACGGGATGCTGCTCTCCGAGCACACCCGGCTGGTCGCCGCGTTCGACCACCGCGACATCTTCCTCGACCCGGATCCGGACGCGGCGACGTCGTACGCCGAGCGGCGCCGGCTCTTCGACCTGCCGCGCTCGAGCTGGCAGGACTACGACGAGTCGCTGATCTCCGCCGGCGGCGGGGTGTGGTCCCGCTCGTCGAAGTCGATCCCGGTCTCCGAGCAGGTCCGGCGGGCGCTGAGCCTGCCCAAGAACGTGACCACGCTGACCCCCGCCGAGCTGATGAAGGCGATCCTGCTCGCCGAGGTCGACCTGCTCTGGAACGGCGGCATCGGCACCTACGTCAAGGCGTCGCACGAGAGCGACGCCGAGGTCGGGGACAAGGCCAACGACGCGATCCGCGTGCACGGCGCCGACCTGCGCTGCAAGTGCGTGGGGGAGGGCGGCAACCTGGGCCTGACCCAGCAGGGCCGGATCGAGTACGCCCTCGGCGGTGGCCGGATCAACACCGACTTCATCGACAACTCCGCGGGCGTGGACACCTCCGACCACGAGGTGAACATCAAGATCCTGCTCGACCAGGTGGTGGCCAACGGCGACCTCACCCAGAAGCAGCGCAACGACCTGCTCGCCTCGATGACCGAGGAGGTGGGCGCGCTGGTGCTGCACGACAACTACGAGCAGAACGTCGCGCTGGCCTCCGCGACCGCGTTGGCCGGGCCGCTGATGCACGTGCACGAGGACTGGATCAGGCGGCTGGAGAAGGCCTCGCTGCTCGACCGCGAGCTCGAGTCGCTGCCCAGCCGCAAGGTCGTCGCCCGCCGCCTGGAGCAGCGCCGCGGGCTGACCCCGCCGGAGCTGTCGGTGCTGCTGGCCTACACCAAGATCGTGCTCTCCGACGAGATCCTCGCCACCGACCTGCCCGACGACCCGTTCCTGCGCTCGGACCTGTTCAGCTACTTCCCGACCCCGATGCGGCACACCTACCGGGAGCGGATGGAGAGCCACCCGCTGCGCCGCGAGATCATCACCACCCAGGTCGTCAACGACCTGGTCAACGGCGCCGGGATCACCTTCTTCCACCGGCTCTCGGAGGAGACCGGCGCCGGCGTGGCCGAGCTGGTGCGCTCGAACTTCGTGGCCCGCGAGGTGTTCGCCTCGCGTGCCCTCATCGACGAGATCAACGAGCAGGACAACGCGATCCCGGCCCAGGTGCAGACCCAGATGCGGCTGGAGATCCGGACGCTCGTCGAGCGGGCGTCGCGCTGGCTGATCAACAACCGCCGACCGCCGCTGGACAGCGAGGGGACCGTCGACTTCTTCGGGGTGGTCGCCCAGCGGGTGCTCGCCGAGCTGCCGAACCTGCTCACCGGCCGCGAGCAGGCGGCGTTCCAGTCCCGGCGCGACGAGCTGGTCGGCCGCGGCGTCCCCGAGGACCTCGCGTCCCGGGTGGCGGTGCTGCCGCCGGCGTACGCCGTGCTCAACATCGTGGAGATCGCCAAGCGCGACGAGCTCGACCCGCTCGACGTGGCCAGGGTGCACTTCGCGCTCGGGGAGCGGCTCGGCCTCTCGGCGCTCACCGAGCGGATCCTCGCGCTGCCCCGCGACGACCGCTGGCAGACGATGGCGCGGGCGGCGCTGCGCGACGACCTGCACGCGGTGCACGCCCAGCTCACCGCACAGGTGCTCGCGGAGACCTCCGCGGACACCTCGGTGCCGTCGCGGATCGCGGACTGGGAGGAGGACGACGAGGTCGTCGTCTCCCGGGCGGTCACCACGCTCGACGAGATCTGCTCCGACGAGAAGGCCGACCTCGCCCGGCTCTCGGTCGGGCTGCGGGTGGTGCGCACGTTGCTCGCGACGCCGTGA
- a CDS encoding tryptophan 2,3-dioxygenase yields MSGDSADDPRQQPAGSRWTGEWGESETTPVDFGEQGARLTYGGYLQLERLLTSQRLESDPAAHDELLFITIHQVYELWFQQLLHEATAARDAMLDETPGADRLWWAQHLLQRMHVVERVLVQQVDVLETMTPQDFLQFRQTLAPASGFQSVQFRELEFLSGAKDPSFVERFRGLTEVERERLRRRLAEPTLWDAFLRVLARRGLPVGSDAEVTDSVRRAAHDRGGYAEVWALAEALLQHDELAAAWRARHVVMVERMIGTKTGTGGSSGADYLRSRLELRYYPLLWELRSHL; encoded by the coding sequence GTGAGCGGAGACAGCGCAGACGACCCCCGACAGCAGCCCGCCGGATCCCGGTGGACCGGTGAGTGGGGCGAGAGCGAGACCACCCCGGTGGACTTCGGCGAGCAGGGCGCCCGGCTGACGTACGGCGGCTACCTCCAGCTCGAGCGGCTGCTGACCTCGCAGCGGCTCGAGTCCGACCCCGCGGCCCACGACGAGCTGCTCTTCATCACCATCCACCAGGTCTACGAGCTGTGGTTCCAGCAGCTGCTGCACGAGGCGACCGCGGCCCGCGACGCGATGCTCGACGAGACCCCTGGCGCGGACCGGCTCTGGTGGGCCCAGCACCTGCTGCAGCGCATGCACGTCGTGGAGCGCGTGCTGGTCCAGCAGGTCGACGTGCTGGAGACCATGACGCCGCAGGACTTCCTGCAGTTCCGGCAGACGCTGGCGCCGGCGAGCGGCTTCCAGTCGGTGCAGTTCCGCGAGCTGGAGTTCCTCTCCGGGGCCAAGGACCCGTCGTTCGTCGAGCGGTTCCGGGGCCTGACCGAGGTCGAGCGGGAGCGACTGCGCCGGCGGCTGGCGGAGCCGACCCTGTGGGACGCGTTCCTGCGCGTGCTCGCTCGTCGCGGCCTGCCGGTGGGCAGCGACGCGGAGGTCACCGACTCGGTCCGACGGGCGGCGCACGACCGGGGTGGGTACGCCGAGGTCTGGGCGCTGGCCGAGGCGCTGCTGCAGCACGACGAGCTCGCCGCTGCCTGGCGCGCGCGCCACGTGGTGATGGTGGAGCGGATGATCGGCACCAAGACCGGCACCGGGGGCTCCTCGGGCGCCGACTACCTCCGCAGCCGCCTCGAACTGCGCTACTACCCGCTGCTGTGGGAGCTCCGCTCGCACCTGTGA
- a CDS encoding DUF2505 domain-containing protein encodes MKFSFSMSYDAAPDRVYAMLGEPEFREQVCAAGYAVRHNVSLTHSGTGMTVVMDQYLPTRGIPPVAAKFVGEELHIVQTEEWSGPEGASLDIAIPGKPGWVKGAITLAAAGSRTVETITGEVKINVPLVGGKLEKMIEQVIEAAMRNEERVGHSWLDGDR; translated from the coding sequence ATGAAGTTCTCCTTCTCGATGTCGTACGACGCCGCGCCCGACCGGGTCTACGCGATGCTGGGCGAGCCGGAGTTCCGCGAGCAGGTCTGCGCCGCCGGCTACGCGGTGCGGCACAACGTCTCGCTCACCCACTCCGGCACCGGCATGACGGTCGTGATGGACCAGTACCTCCCCACCCGCGGCATCCCGCCCGTCGCGGCGAAGTTCGTCGGCGAGGAGCTGCACATCGTGCAGACCGAGGAGTGGTCGGGCCCGGAGGGCGCCAGCCTCGACATCGCGATCCCGGGCAAGCCCGGCTGGGTGAAGGGCGCTATCACGCTGGCCGCCGCCGGCTCCCGGACGGTCGAGACCATCACCGGCGAGGTCAAGATCAACGTGCCGCTGGTCGGCGGCAAGCTGGAGAAGATGATCGAGCAGGTGATCGAGGCCGCGATGCGCAACGAGGAGCGGGTCGGGCACAGCTGGCTCGACGGCGACCGCTGA
- a CDS encoding alkene reductase, with protein sequence MPDLFEPLRIKNWDLPHRLVMAPLTRNRADAGMVPSDLAVEYYAQRASAGLIISEGTQPSAVGQGYLSTPGIHTPEQVEGWRRVADAVHAAGGRIVIQLMHAGRVAHPDNKDGLETIAPSALAAPDQMFTADGMKPHPVPRAVATDEIPGLVEEFVHAARCAVEAGVDGVEVHAANGYLIHQFLAPGSNQRTDEYGGSPDNRARFAIEVTRAVAEAIGAERVGIRISPAHNIQGATETDPDDVEATYSALIEGIAPLGLAYLSVLADPAQDLVQRLRKDFGGVMIANDGFAEITTREKAQDVLDDDLADAVAVGRLFLANPDLPRRWQTGAALNEPDPATFYGGGAEGYTDYPFLDA encoded by the coding sequence ATGCCGGACCTTTTCGAACCGCTCCGCATCAAGAACTGGGACCTGCCGCACCGCCTCGTGATGGCGCCGCTGACCCGCAACCGCGCAGACGCCGGGATGGTCCCCAGCGACCTCGCGGTCGAGTACTACGCCCAGCGCGCCTCCGCCGGCCTGATCATCAGCGAGGGCACCCAGCCGAGCGCCGTGGGCCAGGGCTACCTGAGCACGCCGGGCATCCACACGCCCGAGCAGGTCGAGGGATGGCGCCGCGTCGCCGACGCCGTGCACGCCGCCGGCGGCCGCATCGTGATCCAGCTCATGCACGCCGGCCGGGTCGCGCACCCCGACAACAAGGACGGCCTGGAGACGATCGCGCCCAGCGCGCTCGCCGCGCCGGACCAGATGTTCACCGCCGACGGCATGAAGCCGCACCCCGTCCCCCGCGCCGTGGCGACCGACGAGATCCCCGGTCTGGTCGAGGAGTTCGTCCACGCCGCCCGCTGCGCGGTCGAGGCCGGTGTCGACGGCGTCGAGGTGCACGCCGCGAACGGCTACCTGATCCACCAGTTCCTCGCGCCGGGCTCCAACCAGCGCACGGACGAGTACGGCGGCAGCCCGGACAACCGCGCCCGCTTCGCCATCGAGGTGACCCGCGCGGTCGCCGAGGCGATCGGCGCCGAGCGCGTCGGGATCCGGATCTCCCCCGCCCACAACATTCAGGGCGCCACCGAGACCGACCCCGACGACGTCGAGGCCACGTACTCCGCCCTGATCGAGGGCATCGCGCCGCTCGGCCTGGCCTACCTGAGCGTCCTCGCCGACCCGGCGCAGGACCTCGTGCAGCGGCTGCGCAAGGACTTCGGCGGCGTGATGATCGCCAACGACGGCTTCGCGGAGATCACCACCCGCGAGAAGGCGCAGGACGTGCTCGACGACGACCTCGCCGACGCGGTCGCGGTCGGGCGGCTGTTCCTGGCCAACCCGGACCTGCCGCGCCGCTGGCAGACCGGCGCCGCGCTGAACGAGCCGGACCCGGCGACCTTCTACGGCGGCGGCGCCGAGGGCTACACCGACTACCCGTTCCTCGACGCCTGA
- the pruA gene encoding L-glutamate gamma-semialdehyde dehydrogenase: MDAFTTPPAPVNEPNLTYAPGSAERAALEQELERQEALQLDLTATIGGEKRAGGGQEIPVVQPHDHQHVLGVLHNSTQDDARAAIAAAADAAPGWRAMSFDDRAAVLLKAADLLAGPWRQRLNAATMLGQSKTAYQAEIDAACELIDFWRYNVHFARQILGEQPIANTRGVWNRTDHRPLEGFVYAITPFNFTAIAGNLPTAPALMGNTVIWKPSPTQQVAAHLTMELLEEAGMPPGVINMLPGDGIAVSEVALDHPDLAGIHFTGSTPTFQHLWSTVGAHITKYRSYPRIVGETGGKDFVVAHSSADPDVVRVALLRGAFEYQGQKCSAASRAYVSRTVWAKMRDELVAEVEAITMGDVTDFSNFMGAVIDERAFAKHTKAIARVRGTASLQVLAGGTLDDSVGYFVRPTIVEGGDPTDEMFNTEYFGPLLAVHVFEDRDFEKVVAQMESFAPYALTGSIIAQDRRVVAWAQEELRFAAGNFYINDKPTGAVVGQQPFGGGRASGTNDKAGAASNLTRWTSPRSIKETFDPPKDYRYPYMG, from the coding sequence ATGGACGCCTTCACCACCCCGCCCGCCCCGGTCAACGAGCCCAACCTGACCTACGCCCCCGGCTCCGCCGAGCGGGCGGCGCTCGAGCAGGAGCTCGAGCGGCAGGAGGCCCTCCAGCTCGATCTCACCGCCACCATCGGCGGGGAGAAGCGGGCCGGTGGCGGCCAGGAGATCCCGGTCGTCCAGCCGCACGACCACCAGCACGTCCTCGGCGTGTTGCACAACTCCACCCAGGACGACGCCCGGGCAGCGATCGCCGCCGCCGCGGACGCCGCGCCCGGCTGGCGCGCGATGTCCTTCGACGACCGGGCCGCGGTGCTGCTCAAGGCCGCCGACCTGCTCGCCGGCCCGTGGCGCCAGCGGCTCAACGCCGCGACGATGCTCGGCCAGTCGAAGACGGCGTACCAGGCCGAGATCGACGCGGCCTGCGAGCTCATCGACTTCTGGCGCTACAACGTCCACTTCGCCCGGCAGATCCTCGGCGAGCAGCCGATCGCGAACACCCGCGGCGTGTGGAACCGCACCGACCACCGCCCGCTCGAGGGCTTCGTCTACGCGATCACGCCGTTCAACTTCACCGCGATCGCCGGCAACCTGCCGACCGCGCCGGCGCTGATGGGCAACACCGTGATCTGGAAGCCGTCGCCGACCCAGCAGGTCGCGGCGCACCTGACGATGGAGCTGCTCGAGGAGGCCGGGATGCCGCCCGGTGTCATCAACATGCTGCCCGGCGACGGGATCGCGGTCTCCGAGGTCGCCCTGGACCACCCGGACCTCGCGGGGATCCACTTCACCGGCTCCACGCCGACCTTCCAGCACCTGTGGTCGACGGTGGGTGCCCACATCACCAAGTACCGCTCCTACCCGCGCATCGTCGGCGAGACCGGCGGCAAGGACTTCGTGGTCGCGCACTCCTCGGCCGACCCCGACGTGGTCCGGGTGGCGCTGCTGCGCGGCGCGTTCGAGTACCAGGGCCAGAAGTGCTCGGCGGCCTCACGCGCCTACGTCTCGCGGACGGTGTGGGCCAAGATGCGCGACGAGCTGGTCGCCGAGGTCGAGGCGATCACCATGGGTGACGTCACCGACTTCTCCAACTTCATGGGCGCCGTGATCGACGAGCGGGCCTTCGCCAAGCACACCAAGGCGATCGCGCGGGTCCGCGGGACCGCGTCGCTGCAGGTGCTGGCCGGCGGCACCCTGGACGACTCGGTCGGCTACTTCGTGCGGCCGACCATCGTCGAGGGCGGCGACCCGACCGACGAGATGTTCAACACCGAGTACTTCGGCCCGCTGCTCGCGGTGCACGTCTTCGAGGACCGCGACTTCGAGAAGGTGGTGGCGCAGATGGAGTCCTTCGCGCCGTACGCGCTGACCGGCTCGATCATCGCCCAGGACCGTCGGGTGGTGGCCTGGGCCCAGGAGGAGCTGCGCTTCGCGGCCGGCAACTTCTACATCAACGACAAGCCGACCGGGGCGGTGGTCGGCCAGCAGCCGTTCGGCGGCGGCCGGGCCTCCGGCACCAACGACAAGGCCGGCGCGGCGTCCAACCTGACCCGGTGGACCTCGCCGCGGTCGATCAAGGAGACCTTCGACCCGCCGAAGGACTACCGCTACCCGTACATGGGCTGA
- a CDS encoding DUF6912 family protein produces the protein MSRARVFVASSYAALDELLGVRAANRDDVAVLAAGGPAHAVTEALRGEYPDADDEELEYLALTAAAQASVPRVGEGGPFRRMVLALDADGAQPAGSEDPTAVTVGARLLLSDVAAVHVDSDDAAPDVFAARRAHVAGGEDAEELLVRCLDHELGWYAATELAEVLAGARGCWTPSPDADQPGPADLAGHAGS, from the coding sequence ATGAGCAGGGCACGGGTGTTCGTGGCGTCCTCCTACGCCGCGCTCGACGAGCTGCTCGGGGTCCGGGCGGCGAACCGCGACGACGTGGCCGTGCTGGCCGCCGGCGGGCCGGCGCACGCGGTGACGGAGGCGCTCCGGGGGGAGTACCCCGACGCCGACGACGAGGAGCTGGAGTACCTCGCCCTGACCGCGGCCGCGCAGGCGTCGGTGCCCCGGGTGGGCGAGGGCGGACCGTTCCGGCGGATGGTGCTCGCCCTCGACGCCGACGGCGCTCAGCCGGCCGGGTCCGAGGACCCGACCGCGGTCACCGTCGGCGCCCGGCTCCTGCTCAGCGACGTCGCGGCGGTGCACGTCGACTCCGACGACGCCGCGCCGGACGTCTTCGCGGCCCGGCGCGCCCACGTCGCGGGCGGCGAGGACGCCGAGGAGCTGCTCGTGCGTTGCCTCGACCACGAGCTGGGCTGGTACGCCGCCACCGAGCTGGCCGAGGTGCTGGCCGGGGCTCGGGGGTGCTGGACGCCGTCGCCCGACGCGGATCAGCCGGGTCCGGCGGACCTCGCGGGCCACGCGGGGAGCTGA
- a CDS encoding WS/DGAT/MGAT family O-acyltransferase: MSERLHTDDMAFLVTESASTPMHNATLDVFEPPRDGFDYDTLLRLIADRIAFVPRYRQRIAPVPAHLGNPVWVDDDDFDLTFHVRRSALPRPGSMDQLRDLTARIVSRRLDRHRPLWEVYLIEGLEGGRFAILSKAHQVLVDGVSIDLGQVLLDVDDKPRETVQDNWAPRPVPSPPSLAVRAVLESVRDPRVAVATAGSNVRGLLRSAGSFRSRAREAAGTLSGGRAAPDSPINVALSEQRRFATVRTDLDDYRTVRREHGGTVNDVILATVTGALRFWLMTRAEPVHSSRSLRALVPMSVIDSDLEPTALGSQVAGHLLSLPIGEPSPVVRLHQVSYALKAHKETGHAVAADRLTGVAGFAPTTFHALGARLAASEARRNFNLVVTNVPGPQFPLYAAGAQMLQSYPVPPLLPDHALAIGVTSYDGGIYFGLTADRDAVPDLEVLAQCVEEALEELVDSSSEARERAPRGKKAPPEKPAAKKTGKRP; encoded by the coding sequence ATGAGCGAGCGGCTCCATACGGACGACATGGCCTTCCTGGTCACCGAGTCGGCGAGCACCCCGATGCACAACGCCACCCTGGACGTCTTCGAGCCGCCCCGCGACGGCTTCGACTACGACACCCTGCTGCGCCTGATCGCCGACCGGATCGCGTTCGTGCCGCGCTACCGGCAGCGGATCGCGCCGGTGCCGGCCCACCTTGGCAACCCGGTGTGGGTCGACGACGACGACTTCGACCTCACCTTCCACGTACGCCGCTCGGCGCTGCCGCGCCCCGGGTCGATGGACCAGCTGCGCGACCTGACCGCCCGGATCGTGTCGCGGCGCCTGGACCGGCACCGCCCGCTGTGGGAGGTCTACCTGATCGAGGGGCTCGAGGGCGGCCGGTTCGCGATCTTGTCCAAGGCCCACCAGGTGCTCGTGGACGGCGTCTCGATCGACCTCGGCCAGGTGCTCCTCGACGTCGACGACAAGCCCCGCGAGACCGTCCAGGACAACTGGGCGCCGAGGCCGGTGCCGAGCCCGCCGTCGCTGGCCGTCCGGGCGGTCCTCGAGTCCGTCCGGGACCCCCGGGTCGCGGTGGCCACCGCCGGCAGCAACGTGCGCGGCCTGCTGCGGTCGGCCGGGTCGTTCCGCAGCCGGGCCCGCGAGGCGGCCGGCACCCTGTCCGGGGGGCGCGCCGCGCCGGACTCCCCGATCAACGTGGCCCTCTCCGAGCAACGGCGGTTCGCCACGGTGCGCACTGACCTCGACGACTACCGCACGGTACGCCGCGAGCACGGCGGCACCGTGAACGACGTCATCCTGGCCACCGTCACCGGTGCGCTGCGCTTCTGGCTGATGACGCGCGCGGAGCCGGTGCACAGCAGCCGCTCGCTGCGCGCGCTGGTGCCGATGAGCGTGATCGACAGCGACCTGGAGCCGACCGCGCTGGGCAGCCAGGTCGCCGGGCACCTGCTCAGCCTGCCGATCGGCGAACCCAGCCCGGTGGTGCGGCTGCACCAGGTCTCCTACGCGCTGAAGGCGCACAAGGAGACCGGGCACGCGGTCGCGGCCGACCGGCTGACCGGCGTGGCCGGCTTCGCCCCCACCACCTTCCACGCCCTCGGCGCCCGGCTGGCCGCCTCGGAGGCGCGCCGCAACTTCAACCTGGTGGTCACCAACGTCCCCGGACCGCAGTTCCCGCTCTATGCCGCCGGCGCGCAGATGCTCCAGAGCTACCCCGTGCCGCCGCTGCTGCCCGACCATGCGCTGGCGATCGGGGTGACCTCCTACGACGGCGGCATCTACTTCGGGCTGACCGCCGACCGGGACGCCGTACCCGACCTCGAGGTGCTCGCGCAGTGCGTCGAGGAGGCGTTGGAGGAGCTCGTGGACAGCTCGAGCGAGGCCCGGGAGCGGGCGCCGCGGGGCAAGAAGGCGCCGCCGGAGAAGCCGGCTGCCAAGAAGACGGGGAAGCGGCCATGA